Proteins encoded within one genomic window of Acomys russatus chromosome 5, mAcoRus1.1, whole genome shotgun sequence:
- the LOC127189543 gene encoding cytochrome P450 2C37-like translates to MEPLVVLALTLSCLLLLSLWKQSCEKRKLPPGPTPFPIIGNILQVDVKDIYQSFTKLSKAYGPVFTLYLGGQPTVVLHGYETVKEALIDHGEEFAGRGRLPVFEKVSKGVIKGIIFSNGNVWRNRRHLSLMTMKNLGMGKRSIEDHVQEEALCLVEELRTTNHFTTVSNSSGSPCDPIFILACDPCNVICSTILLNHFDYKDEDFLT, encoded by the exons ATGGAACCACTCGTGGTCTTGGCCCTCACTCTGTCCTGTCTGCTTCTCCTCTCACTCTGGAAACAGAGCTGTGAGAAAAGGAAGCTCCCTCCTGGCCCCACTCCTTTCCCAATTATTGGCAACATCCTCCAGGTAGATGTGAAGGATATTTACCAATCCTTTACCAAG ctATCAAAAGCCTATGGCCCTGTGTTCACTCTGTATCTGGGAGGGCAGCCCACTGTGGTGCTGCATGGTTATGAGACAGTGAAAGAAGCTCTGATTGATCATGGGGAGGAATTTGCTGGAAGAGGAAGGCTTCCAGTATTTGAAAAGGTTTCTAAGGGTGTGATTAAGG GCATTATATTTAGCAATGGGAATGTATGGAGGAACAGGAGGCACCTTTCACTTATGACCATGAAGAATTTGGGCATGGGGAAAAGGAGCATTGAGGATCATGTTCAAGAGGAAGCTCTGTGCCTTGTGGAGGAACTGAGGACAACCAAT CATTTTACCACTGTTTCCAATTCCTCAGGCTCACCCTGTGACCCCATCTTCATCCTGGCCTGTGATCCCTGCAATGTCATCTGTTCCACTATCTTACTGAATCATTTTGATTATAAAGATGAGGATTTTCTTACTTGA